Genomic segment of Paenibacillus polymyxa:
ATTTTCTGCCACACCCCAGCAGCGATGTCTACATAACCCAACCAGTTTTTACCCGGTTTGGCCGCAGGTTCCTCATACGTCGCATTGTAGCTCTGAACCGTCCGCTCCGTTGCGGTCAAAGGTCTATTCGGTGTCGTTGCCTTGATCGCGTGATCCGTTCTGGAGGTATTACTCGCAGCGCTATGCGATTTCTGAAACCGTGTCATTAACGCTGTTGAAGCCTGCTTGGCAGCCAGCGTCACTTCGCTGAGTACCTCTCCCAAGTTTCTAACCGATTCCATCACTGGCTCCACTTGCTTCAATTTATGATCAACGTCTGCGGTGATGTCATTCGCATGTCGAACCGTTTGTTTTACTTCATAACTCAGTTCATCTATCGTTTTTTGTACATCCTGCAAGGTTTGAGTCACCTTATCCAGAGAGCCTTGTGCTGCTTTTAACGTTTTGATGAGGAAAATAACGAGAACTGCAAATGCGATAGCAATAATAAAAATGCTGACCTGTGTTAACATAGCGTAACCTCTCTTTCGTCTTTCACGATGATGTTTATGATTACTGCATAGTTACCCTTTAGATTCAGACACGAAACAACGTCCAGGCTGGCTTCTTCTCCGCTCCAAACGTTATGATTCACGGACTCTCGCACCGTTTAAAACACCATATAACGATGGCACAGCCA
This window contains:
- a CDS encoding DUF948 domain-containing protein — its product is MLTQVSIFIIAIAFAVLVIFLIKTLKAAQGSLDKVTQTLQDVQKTIDELSYEVKQTVRHANDITADVDHKLKQVEPVMESVRNLGEVLSEVTLAAKQASTALMTRFQKSHSAASNTSRTDHAIKATTPNRPLTATERTVQSYNATYEEPAAKPGKNWLGYVDIAAGVWQKMRQ